The sequence ATTTGATTGCTGAAACGAAGCATCCTAATGATTATGGGTTACGAATGTTGCCAATCCAGTCATTATCGTTTAAGCCGGACAGCGACAATTATATTATTTTGGTAACTTACAAGGATGGCGAATCGGTTGAATTAAATCTTAAACCTCAGTTAAAAATATTGAAGTCTGACAACGTAGAGATTCCAAGTGGATCTGTGGTAACAGAGCCTGTGAAGGTTCGTATTGTTGGATTTGTGGCAGGTGAAAATGTTTCTTATCAATATCAAATGGCTAACTTAAAGCAAAATATCAATTGGAGTTCACTAGTTGAGCCGTATGAAATTCCGATTACTGTTGACGGTTTAACGACGATTTCTGTTAAGTCATTTGGTGGATTTACAAAAGAGCCTAGCCTCTCATCTGTTTCTGTGACATACAACAAGTTGATTAGTAGCATCAGACTTGAGTACAATAGGGAGATGAATGTGGGAGATGAGCAGATTATTCGACCAGTCATTTCTCCAATTGATGCAACGAACCAGCAGTTACAGTGGAGTTCAAGTGACCCGAATATTGCTACTATTGATCAACAAGGAAAAGTGGTGGCGAAGAGAACAGGTGTTGTGAACATCACAGTTAGAACATTAGATGGAAGTAATTTGTATGAAAGTGCACAAATTCGAGTCATAGATCCTATTGTTTTGCTAGAAGGAATTCGTTTTAAACGTTCGATTTTGTATGTAACAGTTGGCACGAAGGTTTACCTCAATGAAGAAATTGAATTCATACCGGGTAATGCAACAAATAGAAAAATTGATATGAGTTCGAGCTCTCCAAGTTATGTTGCTGTTTTTGAACAAAACGAAAAATGGGTTTTAGAGGCAAAGGAGTTAGGATATGCAACAATCACGGCGAGAGCTAGAGATAACGAGAGGATTTCGGCATCTATGCTTGTCATTGTAAGAGATGGGGATTTAGGAGATGAGTTTGAAGATAAAAGGAATAAATGGTAAAAAGCAGACGCGAGGGTTTAACTCGTGTCTGCTTTTTATTTTACGCTTAATTCATCAATAATTACATGCAACCTTTTTGAAAATGGAAGACCTAATCCGCGAGCGATCAAGACGTTTTTGTCGTGTCGAATGATAAAACGTGATTCGGACACATTTGTGAGTGTTGGATCGGAATTAGGAGGTTCTGACAGCGATGTTACCACTCCGCGATAAGCGTTTATGGTCACTCCCTCGCTGAATCCATCAGCGATTGTTTGTTCACTATTTCCCCTAGCGAACAATCCTCCTTTAATATTGATATACGAACCAACTGCATAAATTACAGCATTGCTCTCGGTATAGAAGTACCCTTGAAGATTTTCTTTTTCGAAACTGAAGCTGTTATTAAAATCATTCACTCGATAAAGCTCTAGACGTCCTTTTGAAAGAATGACAACTTGTTCATTATCTAGACCTGAAATATTGGTATCATATATTGACGTTTTCCCTGTCACGTATATTGTAGAAGCAAGCTGTACTCCGGATTTTCCATTTATAATCAAATCCCCAAACACAATGATGTTTCCCTTAAACTTACTGTTGTTTCCTAAATATAGATCCCCATCTACAATAAGCCATTTGTCTTCTAAGTTAAGCTCTTCGTTTTCAAACACATAGGAAGGAGCAGATTGTAGAACGATAGATTTGCTATTCTGGTTGTTTTTAATAAAGTCTTTAAAAAGCATGACATCATCTACAAGAGAAAAAGCCTTGTTTTCTTTAAGCTGATTAAAAAGATGTTCTGGATCCCCTGAATTTTTAATGTAATTCGCATACTCATAGCTAAAAGGTTCAACTCCAGCTGCTAGCAATAGTTTATCCTTTAGCGTCCATGAGAAATCCACGTCAATAAAATCTTCTGTCTCCTTTTGAATAAGAAGAGAAGGTGGTAGCTCATGTTCTGAGTAATTTAGCAATGAGTACTCGAATCTATTGTTATTTAGGTTGTAGCATACTCCTTTTTCATATGTGCATCCATAACGATTTCCATTGGCGAACAGTATGCTTTTTTCGCTCGTCGTCGGGAACGTCGTTTGAACCGAATAAAGCGTAGAGTTGTAAATATAATTGGCTACGTTTGTGACGTATATATCTTTTCCTGCGTATATGTCCCCGTCAATATAAGCCCCACCATTTAACGTCACATTTTCTCTTGAACCGAGGGCGTATTTTAAAAAGCTCGGTGCATTTGTAATAATTACTTCACGTGATACCGTTTTTTTTCCGTATGGGGCGGAGATGCGAAATACGCGCGTAAATAATTTATTGCGATTGCGTGCGATTCCTTTTGCATCGGTGATATCTTCAATTGTGACGCTATGGCGTTTCATGAGTTCACTTAAAAAGCCAGTTTGTGCATTTCCTAAATCTTGGTCAAGCTGCGTTGGAGTCGATAGCGGCAATGTTTCAACTTTCGCTTTTAACTCCGCCACTGTTTCTTCTACCGCTTTTACAGCATCGTGAAGCGATGTGACATCCTCGACGCGTACTTGTGTAAATTTCGCTTGATATATGCTGACAGATAAAATGGTAAGTCCAATGATAAAAAAGACAGTGACCGTTAACATAACGAGTACAAGGCTATATCCTTTCTCGTTCACCTCTTTCCCCCTAAAAGCCAAATTGTGATTGCAACGTAAACGGTTCAATATATAACGGATCGTCTGGATTGCGATGGTCTTCGTCTTGCACCGATAAGCGAATCGTAACGACGCCGCTTTTACATATGTTTTGTTGTTCTCGCATGCATTTGTATTGAAATTCAGACTGTTCGGGAACGATACGTAAATTGGATGGCGTGACTTGTTTCCCATTTATAAGTAATGTCTCGTTTGTTTTATCTATCCTGATTTGTAACGTTTGATCTGCTTTTTCTTTCTCTTCGACGAGCCCTGTACTCGTATCAATTTCTTTTTTCATTCGATTGACGAACGTGAGCGTATAGTCGTTTGATTCATCCTTCTTTAAGCCGTCTGGAGCAAGCTTCTTTAAGCCGTCTGGAGCAAGGGCATATAGTTCGTTAAAAATCGTTGTCATCAATATATCAGCTTCGCTTCGCAGCTGATTTTCAATGCCGATCCGTTTATACGCCTTCATTCCCGCTGTAAATACACCGTATGCAGAAGCGGCAATAATCGATGTGATCGCTAAGCCGACAAGTAGTTCAATAAGCGTAAGTCCCCGTTCATTAGCGAATACTTTCATTGGCGATCACCCCTTTTAAGACGATCACTTCGTTATTTGAACGGACAGTGACATATAAACGAAGTAAATAGTTGCTGACGTCTTCGGCCATCTCTTTTTCTTGTTGGATCGTTTGTTTTAAACGATCAGGAAATTCACTTGGTGGGTTGTTTTTTATTTGTGACCATATCGTTTGATTGTATGGAATTAACCAAGCTTGTACGTCCTCTTCATCGTATGTGACGTTGTTTACTGTCGGTGAAAAAACGGCTTTACATACAGTTTCGTCCGGGAATATGGACGTATTTGAACATGATGAAGCATCTAAACGAATAAAAGGTGTTTGTTGCGTTACGTGATCGTTTACATATGACGCAATTGGTTGAAAATCGAGACGTGCCATATAATGAACGACCCCACGCGCGATATTGACAGCAACCGTTTTCGATTGATTATATGTTGTGTATGTCATCGCGTTTGTAAAAAACATAAACATGCCGCCCATAACGAATGATAAAATAACAACGGATAATAACACTTCAATTAACGTAAATCCACGTTCATTATAAAAAATATTTATTTTCTTTTGACACATTTTCCTTCCCCTTCTTTTAAAATACATAACTTTATTATATAATATGTTAGAGTTAAGTGTTGTATCATTTGTGAATGGGGGGAACGATTTGCCATATTTATTTTTCGCTATCTTTTTTCTCATATTAATCCCCATCTATATGCGGTTGCCTTTTGGGTGGACAAAAAAAGGAGTAGCTCTTTTATTAGCGGTCGCTTGTTTATTAAGCATGTTTGGGATGATTGCGATCGAGCAGTTTCCACTTTGGCAAGCCTCATTATTCCTTTTTCTTTTAGTCATTGCAAGCACATATTTACTTGAACGAAAGCTTGGTCATTTATTTTATGTACGCATTCATGAACATGATTTAATTGTTGAAGGCGACGAAAAAGACGAACGAAAAGACGAACTACCGTCTGCTATAGAAGAGGTGGTGGAGCAACAAAATGAGGAGATTCGACAAGAAGAAATCGAAAACGTCGATGAGGAATGGTTTCAAAGGGAATGGCCTGAAGAAATTGAACAACAAACCTCTATTGAACCGCTCCGAGAAAATGACTTCGATCATATGATTGAGCCGATAGAAAGTGTAGATGACGTCATTGAGCCGTTACGTATGGTAGACAGTGACGATACAAGTGTAAACGAAACAACCGAAGACGTGGCAGAACAACAGTGGCTTGATTTGCTCAGTGAAGAAAATATGGAGATCATACATGATCAAAATGAAATGAAGGAAGAAAAAGATAGTCAGCTACTCGACATCGAAACGATTGCTGTTGTCGAAGAAACAAGTGAGCATGTGAGCGATGAATTGTATAACATCGAGCCGATTGTAGAAGACGATGATATACATACGGAAGCGAGTGCTGATATGGTAGAAGAACAAGAAAGTATTCAAAGCGTTGAGGAAGCAGTAGAGCAAGTGAGCGAAGAAGAACAAGGAACGGCCGATGATGAATGTGTAACAGTAGAAGAAAACAATGAAGAAGTGCATATGCTCCCGAGACCGTTCATGAAAAATTTACTCGCTTCTTTACACGCGATGCGTCCATTGTTGTCGGACGAACAATATGAACAGCTTATTCATAAACATTTACATCCTCGCTTACACGAACAAGATTATTACACATTTGCGAATGTATTAATGGAGCATTACGTTGCTTCAAAACAATATGAAAAGCTATATGATGTTGCTAAACAATTGTACGGGCAATATGAGCTTTACCCGATGATCCAACAACAATTAGCACATATGATACATTATGCTGAACAAAAAATGGGGTGGAAAAAATGAAAAGTAGTACACAAGTTATCGGTCTTCCAGTCATTAGCATTCAAAATGGTGTTCAACTTGGGCAAGTGAAATCGCTCGTTGTAAACCCAGAAAAAGTAACGATTGATTTTCTAATCGTTGATCAAGAAAATTGGGAAATTAGTATGAAAGCGATTCCGTTTCGCCATATCATTGGGATTGGTGAATTTGCGGTAACAGTAGAGGAAGAAAAAGCTGTTCTTGATTTAAACGTCATTCCGATTGCAAATGAGCTTGTCAACAAAAAAATTGCGATTAAACAAGCGAAAGTAATGACGAGAAAAGGACAATTGCTTGGGGAGGCAACAGAGTTTTATATCGATGAAGAAACAGGGAAAATTACAGGCATTGAAGTACAAATCGG comes from Anoxybacillus flavithermus and encodes:
- a CDS encoding prepilin-type N-terminal cleavage/methylation domain-containing protein — protein: MKVFANERGLTLIELLVGLAITSIIAASAYGVFTAGMKAYKRIGIENQLRSEADILMTTIFNELYALAPDGLKKLAPDGLKKDESNDYTLTFVNRMKKEIDTSTGLVEEKEKADQTLQIRIDKTNETLLINGKQVTPSNLRIVPEQSEFQYKCMREQQNICKSGVVTIRLSVQDEDHRNPDDPLYIEPFTLQSQFGF
- a CDS encoding prepilin-type N-terminal cleavage/methylation domain-containing protein — translated: MCQKKINIFYNERGFTLIEVLLSVVILSFVMGGMFMFFTNAMTYTTYNQSKTVAVNIARGVVHYMARLDFQPIASYVNDHVTQQTPFIRLDASSCSNTSIFPDETVCKAVFSPTVNNVTYDEEDVQAWLIPYNQTIWSQIKNNPPSEFPDRLKQTIQQEKEMAEDVSNYLLRLYVTVRSNNEVIVLKGVIANESIR
- a CDS encoding PRC-barrel domain-containing protein, with translation MKSSTQVIGLPVISIQNGVQLGQVKSLVVNPEKVTIDFLIVDQENWEISMKAIPFRHIIGIGEFAVTVEEEKAVLDLNVIPIANELVNKKIAIKQAKVMTRKGQLLGEATEFYIDEETGKITGIEVQIGSDVRIVRADHVITYGKELLIVHEHAQQELVSNVDALLSLKGTQVEPLIKQMLPETVGNELDELRQKQIEMLTGKRLLKDIVDANGQVLLPKDTVLTKEHVIRAQEEGPDVVIELSMNVE